In Acetomicrobium sp. S15 = DSM 107314, a single genomic region encodes these proteins:
- a CDS encoding ABC transporter ATP-binding protein translates to MRRNVLEVKDLTRRFGGLVAVDGVSFQVAEGELMGLIGPNGAGKTTIFNLISGHLLPTSGSIRFLDMDITHLKPPAARCLAGIGRTFQIVKPFGGLTVWDNVTIGALARHPDMGEARERARQMLEFVGLWRYKEVAARSLTLPGRKRLEMARAMATEPKLLLLDEVMAGLTPTEISEVLTMIRRFAEEFNVAIVVVEHVMAAVMRLCEWIVVIHHGKKISEGTPKEVTKDPKVIEAYLGEEAFIA, encoded by the coding sequence ATGAGGCGGAACGTGCTTGAGGTAAAGGACCTCACCAGGCGTTTCGGCGGCTTGGTGGCCGTCGATGGCGTAAGCTTTCAAGTAGCCGAAGGGGAACTTATGGGCCTCATCGGCCCGAACGGCGCTGGAAAAACTACAATATTCAACCTCATATCTGGACATCTCCTCCCTACCTCTGGCAGCATTCGCTTTTTAGACATGGACATCACGCATCTTAAGCCGCCGGCTGCGCGCTGTTTGGCTGGAATAGGCAGGACCTTCCAAATAGTCAAACCTTTTGGAGGCCTGACGGTCTGGGACAACGTTACTATAGGGGCTCTTGCACGGCATCCTGATATGGGCGAAGCCAGAGAGAGAGCAAGGCAGATGCTCGAGTTTGTCGGACTGTGGAGATATAAAGAAGTTGCGGCGCGCAGCCTCACCCTCCCCGGCAGGAAAAGACTCGAAATGGCCAGGGCGATGGCCACAGAGCCCAAACTGTTGCTCTTGGACGAAGTCATGGCCGGGCTTACGCCGACCGAGATCTCAGAGGTGCTTACCATGATCAGGCGCTTCGCGGAAGAGTTTAACGTAGCTATCGTCGTGGTAGAGCATGTAATGGCTGCAGTTATGCGACTTTGTGAATGGATAGTGGTGATCCATCATGGCAAAAAGATCTCCGAAGGCACTCCCAAAGAGGTTACCAAAGACCCTAAGGTCATAGAAGCCTATCTCGGCGAAGAAGCGTTTATAGCGTGA